The Mycobacteriales bacterium genome includes the window CGAGGTGGTGAACTTCGGCGATGGCACGCCCGCCGAAGTAGTGAACACGAACAGCGTCTCGCACACCTACCGCTCCGCGGGCGTTTACACCGTGAACCCCAACGATATCGAGATTGCCGTAGGGGCGGACTACACGCCGATTTCGCCCGACCGCATCCTGGACACCCGCGTCGGCACCGGCACCGGCAAGATCGCCCCGATCGGCGCCAAGGGCAAGCTGACTCTGTCGATCCCGACAGTCGACGGCGTCCCTGCAGCCGACATGTCCGCAGTGGTCATGAACGTCACCGCGACCGCACCGACCAGGAGCGGCGACCTGACCGTGTACCCAGGGGCCGGCTCGGCCCCCATCGTGTCCAACCTCAACTTCTCGGCCGGCGAGACCGTGCCCAATCTCGTCACCGTCCAGGTCAGCGACGGCCGGGTGACCTTCTACAACAACAGCGCCGGCACCGTCGAGGTGGTCGCCGACCTGCAGGGCTTCTACGCGCGAGGTGGGTACGGGTACCAGCCGGGCACGCCGACCCGCGTCCTGGACACCAGGAACGGGACCGGCGTCAACGGACCGGTCGCGGCCAGGGGAGTGCTGCGGCTCAACCTGGCAGGGAAGCTGCCCGCGGGAGCGGCGGCCGCGGTCATCAACCTCACGGTAACGGAGCCGCAGAAGAGCGGGCACCTCACCGCGTTCCCGGACGGCGCACCCGAGCCGAACGCCTCGAACCTCAACTTCTCGGCCGGCGAGACCGTCCCCAACCTCGTCATCGTCGCGCTGACGAACGATGTAGCGGACATCGCCAACGCTTCCCCCGGCACCGTGCAGATGGTGGCTGACCTGGAGGGGTACTTCTCATCGAGCTCTCCGGACAGCTTCGTCCCGATCAGCCCGACCAGGGAACTGGACACCAGGACCACCGGCAGTGCGCTGGCTGCGGACAAGGCGATCACGATGAACATCCTCACCGACGCCGGCCAGACCGCGGCCGCCATGGTGGACAACGTGACGGTCACCGCGCCGGCCAGGGACGGCAACTTGATCGTCTACCCGGCGGGCCAGTCGCGGCCGGTCGTCTCGAACCTGAATTTCACGGCCGGCGAGACCGTGCCCAACCTGGTCATCGCCAAGGGCGGGACCAGCGCACAGGTCTCGTACTACAACAACAGTCCCGGGAACATCGAGCTCATCGTGGATGAGTATGGGTTCTTCATGAACCCCGGGTGACCCGGCCGGAACAGCTCAAGGACAACACCTCCGGGATCGGCCGGCCAAAGGCGGCCAAGGTGAACACGGACGGCTCCGGGCCGCCTCGCCTGCAATCCTATTCGAGTGCTTTGTGGGGCCAAATGCCATTTTCCCCAGAGCGTGAAATCAACGGTCCGTTCGGAAAAAATCCAAAACATCAGCCCGAACGGACCGTTGCTTCCCGCCGACAGGTGCGCGCCACTCGACCCCGAGGAGGGTACGGCGCGCGTGGTCGATACCGTGTTCTCGGTCGCGCGCGGACCCCGCCTGACGAATCCCAGGGCAGGATAGATCTCTCCGCAGTCGATGCAGACGTTAATTGCGGGTAACCGCATCCGGGATGAAAGGAACTGTCGTCATGAAGACGCCTATCGACGGGATGGCCGACTTCGCCGCCCTTGACCCGTTCTTCCGCATCGTCGAGCGGGGACTTGACGGGCTGGCCGGGCCGGGCCACTTCTTCGACCTGCTCGCCGACGACGTCGTCTTCGAGTACGTGATCACGGTCCCCGGTTACCCGCGCCGGGTCGAGGGCCGCGCCGCGGTGGCCGAACTGTACCGCCCCTACGGGACCGCGCTCGTGCTCGACCGCTGCTACGACCTGGCCGTGCACCACGACCCGGCTCAGGGAAC containing:
- a CDS encoding nuclear transport factor 2 family protein — protein: MKTPIDGMADFAALDPFFRIVERGLDGLAGPGHFFDLLADDVVFEYVITVPGYPRRVEGRAAVAELYRPYGTALVLDRCYDLAVHHDPAQGTVVLEYASAGSVVATGAPYGNRYISVLTIRDREIVHWRDYLDPVP